One stretch of Pomacea canaliculata isolate SZHN2017 linkage group LG1, ASM307304v1, whole genome shotgun sequence DNA includes these proteins:
- the LOC112561184 gene encoding tumor necrosis factor receptor superfamily member 16-like, with the protein MVTACNATHDVVCACEEGFFRSEETGQCVLCDLCPAGWGASTACGSSTNTVCRKCLNGTYSDVLNATASCRRCTVCGEGQRMLQTCTATQDTICLRKYMDIPPTYRYDIDGKEYQGLDRFYPGHGGEDDDGDNQPPAHHDDDDDGGIDVIPLYCAALGAVVVGLLAYVALVHYRRMRDKRMAREPHEDVEYSKASCADSGIYVESDHHHHHHHHQKKSVHAVPMTSNMRLRDVPQAKKKELEKTYLAGCRGDSDWKSLARELGYNSGKISSFESRGSRDPGAPFRHVIHDWSRLEGATIGAFLKALRNTGRHDVVKFLQAECNEHLQPLNSCLPQQVV; encoded by the exons ATGGTGACCGCCTGCAACGCCACACACGACGTCGTGTGCGCATGCGAGGAGGGCTTTTTCCGGTCGGAGGAGACAGGCCAGTGCGTGCTGTGTGACCTGTGTCCGGCGGGTTGGGGCGCCAGCACGGCCTGCGGCAGCAGCACCAACACCGTTTGCCGCAAGTGCCTCAACGGCACGTACTCTGACGTCCTCAACGCCACGGCTTCGTGTCGCCGCTGCACCGTCTGCGGCGAGGGCCAGCGGATGCTGCAGACCTGCACCGCCACCCAGGACACCATCTGCCTTAGGAAGT ACATGGACATCCCACCCACTTATCGCTATGACATCGACGGCAAGGAGTACCAAGGGCTGGACCGCTTCTACCCAGGGCACGGCGGCGAGGACGATGACGGAGATAACCAGCCCCCGGCCCatcacgacgacgacgacgacggggGCATTGACGTCATCCCGTTGTATTGCGCGGCGCTAGGGGCGGTGGTGGTGGGTCTTCTGGCCTACGTGGCGCTCGTGCATTATCGGCGCATGCGCGACAAGCGGATGGCGCGCGAGCCCCATGAAGACGTGGAGTACTCCAAGGCGTCGTGCGCGGACAGCGGCATTTACGTGGAGAGcgaccaccatcaccaccatcaccaccaccagaaaAAGAGCGTCCACGCCG TGCCGATGACAAGCAATATGCGGTTGCGGGACGTGCCCCAGGCAAAGAAGAAGGAGTTGGAGAAGACGTACCTGGCCGGGTGCAGGGGCGACAGCGACTGGAAAAGCCTCGCACGCGAGTTGG GTTACAACAGCGGCAAGATCAGCAGCTTTGAGTCACGTGGCAGTCGCGACCCAGGCGCCCCCTTCCGTCACGTAATCCACGACTGGAGTCGTCTAGAGGGCGCCACGATCGGGGCTTTCTTGAAGGCGCTGCGTAACACAGGACGTCACGACGTGGTCAAGTTCTTGCAGGCGGAATGCAACGAGCATCTGCAGCCGTTAAACAGCTGCCTGCCGCAGCAGGTTGTATAG